ATCTTTCTCTTGCAAGAACGGATACGGATAAAGGCGCATAATGAACTTCATCGAACGACCATCGGCCGCCTTGTTGATGAAGTCGCGGAAACCGTTCGGCAGTTGCAAGTTAAGGGAGTCGCCTTTATGGAACACCAGGTTCTGGTGACCGTTTTTCACAACCGCTTTCTTGTCGAAGGCATAGCTTTCCATGCGGCGGACAACTCCGTCGGTGCTGTCGACAAAAGATCCGACGATAACTTGCATAGGCAGTCCCATCTGATTTTCGCCTTGAGAATCATCACGGGGCATTGTCAGCTGAGCCTGAATAACCGTCTGACGAACGTCGTTTTCGTCTTTAGACGGGAATTCGTCGCCATAGAAATCTGCAAGGGCCTTGAGGATCGGTTCGGAAGGAAGCGAAACCACCAGAGAATCAATAACTCCGCTATGCAGAGTCAAACATTCAGGACATTCTTCCTGATTTTTCACGATACTTGCCATTCGGAACGGAGTCGGCATGAAAGTTTCATTGGAATCACCGAATACGGCGAGTATAGGCGGATAGTCCGTGCCACTCCCCCAGAAACGGTACTCGCGGGGAGCTTCGGGTGCAGAAATGCGAAGTTGCAAACGCGTAGCACCCTTCATTTTTTTCAGGTCTTTTACCAAAGCCGAGGGAAGCGGCAAGAAAAGAGTCGTATCGCGCTTGGCCTTGACCTTTTTCACCTTGTAGACCGTATCTACGGAGCCCGACGGTTTCCAATGAGAGAGATCTTCGTACCAAACGGAATCTTCAATGTCTGCGATGCTATCCAGGAAATCATCGGGGCGGTTACTCCGATCCATTTTCCAGCTCACGGTAACATCCACTTCTTCTTCAAAAGCAGCCATCTTCTTGGACAAGCGACTGGAATTGTAGAAATCCGTCTGCCAGTGCAATCTCAAAACAGCACCCGCCGTATCAGAGGCCTTAAACTTTGCCACAAAACTGGAATCCGGAGTTTCAAACGCATAATCCATCACCAAATCGTGAGACAGGTTAGAAACACGCCCAAAGGTCGCTCTCAGATTGGCTGTCAACGGAGTGGTATCCATAAACACCTTGACGGAATCAGCCGTAAGGTCGCTAACGGTCAGAGTCTGCACTTTGTAGCTACTCGGCATTCCCTGGTCGGCAAGCCAATTCTGCAGACCGTCGTCATCGGATTCAAAAATGCAGGCAGACAGGGCAAATGCAACTAGCAACAGCGCCAAGACCTGCGAATGCGGGTTCTTTAAACAGTTAAACAATGTTTTCTTCACTCAGTACTCCGAGTTTTATCTGTAATTCCGAAAAGAATATAGCAAATTAGCGGACAGAAGACGGAGATTAGGTATCAGGTGTCAGGCGTCAGATAAGAGAAGTAAGGTCCCTGAGCCTGCCGAAGGGCGAAATCGAAGGATCTCTAGCAGGGGTGGTTAGTGATGAGGGATAAGAGTTGCTATATTTGACCCGTAAAAATTTAAGAGGATATTATGTCTCAATTCAACGCTCATTTTAGGAACATCAACGGGGACGATACCTACCCGCTGACCGACGTCATTTACCGCAGCAAGGTGGACGGAAGCCTGCTCGAAGTCGAACACGACCGCGCAGCACTCGCCAGCAAGAGCCCCGACGAATGGAAAAAGCTCTTTGCCGAACGCCGCATGAGCTTTGAACCGGCCGACATGAGCGGCATCTGGAGCAAGCGCGAAATGGTGCTCCCCGACATGCCCCTCGAAGACATCGTGACGATGCGCGAAGGCTGGAGCCCGCTGTTTGACGCGGCTCCCTTGGCCAAGGAAATGGGCATCAAGAGCCTCAAGGTCAAGCTTTGCGGTAACTCCCACACGGGTTCTTTCAAGGACCTCGGCATGACGGTTCTCGTGAGCCAGGTGAACCACATCATCAAGAAAGGCATTCACCCGATTGACGCCGTGGCCTGCGCCTCTACCGGCGATACCTCTGCAGCCTTGAGCGCCTACTGCGCCAAGGCAGGCATTCCTAGCATCGTGTTCCTGCCCGCCGGGAAGACTAGCGTTGCCCAGCTGATCCAGCCGATTTCTAACGGCAGCATCGTGCTCGCCCTCGACACCGACTTTGACGGTTGCATGAAGATTGTGCAGCAGGTCACCGCCGACAACCGCATCTACCTCGCCAACTCCATGAACAGCCTCCGCGTGGAAGGCCAGAAGACGATTTCTCCGGAAATCTGCCAGGAAATGGGCTGGAAGGTGCCCGACACCGTGATTATCCCGGGCGGAAACCTCGGTAACGTGAGTGCCCTGGCCAAGGGTTTCGAAGACTGCAAGGCCATGGGCCTTATCGACCGCATCCCGCGCATTATCGTGGCTCAGGCCGAAAACGCCAACCCGTTCTTCCAGGCTTACGAACGCGGCTTCGACAAGCTCGTTCCGATGCAGGCCAAGAAGACTCTCGCCTCTGCCATCCAGATCGGTAACCCGGTCAGCTACCCGAAGGCCGTGCGCGCTATCCAGAAGACGAACGGCATGGTCGTAAGCGTCACAGAAGAAGAACTCGCCAATGCAGCCCACCGCGGCGACCGCATCGGTCTCTACTGCTGCCCGCATACGGGTGTGGCTCTCGGCGCCCTCGAAAAGCTCGTTGCAGCAGGCAAGATCGACAAGGAAGAAAACGTGGTCGTCATCAGTACGGCACACGGTCTCAAGTTCACCGAATTCAAGGTCGGCTACCACGAAAAGAAGCTCGAGAACATTTGTTCGAAATTTGCGAACCCCGTGTTCAAGGCTCCGGCAGACCTCGGCGCCGTCATGGACATCTTGAAGAAAGAAATGGCAGAAAGACGTCGCTAGTTAATAGCGACTAGAGATCCTTCGACTCCGTGCTACGCACTGCGCTCAGGATGACAACACCAAAGGTCCTTGAGCTTGCCGAAGGGCCTCTGGATTCAAAGCCGAAGAATCCTTTAGCTCCGCGTAAATGCGGAGCTTTTTTGTTGCGCGTCCCCCTTTTTTTATTTATATTGTATCTAGAGGTTTACCATGCGCAAAACCGTTATCTTTTTTGTTGTTTTTTTCGCTATTTCCGTATTTGCCCAGGTGGAATTTCCCATGGGCTCAAAAATCATTAACGTAACCAAGGACCCCTACTTTGCCAAGGGGGACGGCAAAAACGATGACACCGAAGCGATTCAACGGGCCTTGAACGACCACCCCGATGGCGACTACATCATTTACTTGCCTCACGGAATTTACAAGGTGACCGACGGACTTGTCTGGCCGGAAACCAAGAAAAAGGAATCTTCTAGCAGGCGTACCATTTTGCAAGGCCAAAGCATTGGCGGAACCATTATCCAACTTGCCGACAGCACCTACGGTTTCGACAACCAGGATTTTCCCAAGGCCATGATATTCACCGGCGAAGGTCCTGGCCCCAAGTACAGGAACGCCATCCGTGACATGACTATACGCACCGGCAAGGGAAACCCCGGCGCCATCGGTATCCGATTCAATGCTTCGAACCAGGGAACCATCAACAACGTGAAGGTGTATTCCGGAGACTCCACGGGCGTCTACGGCATCGACCTGGGTTTTACCGAAGGAATCGGCCCCCTGCTCCTCAAGAATGTCGAAATACGCGGATTTGACATCGGCGTCTACGCCAAAGGCGAGAACGGAACCGCAACCCTTGAACACGTCACCCTGGGTGGACAGCGCAAATACGGTCTTGAAAACGAGGACATGAACCTCGCCATCCGTTCGCTTAGGGTTAAAGGATATGTTCCCGCCGTCTATAACCACGGCGAATTTGCAATGATGAGCCTGGTCGACGGATTGTTGGAATTCGACAACGACAAGAAAAAGGTGAAGCCCACGACGGCGATTATCAACGAAAGCCACCTATTCGCAAGGTCCATGAAGGTCTCGCGCTACAAGACCATGATCCAGTCCAAGAAAAAGGGCTACAACGAAGAAATGATCCAGGGAGAAATCATCGAATTTGCAACCCAGGAAACCCACCAGCTTTGTCATAGCCCCAAGCAGTCCATGAGGCTTGCCGTTGCAGAAACTCCGAACTTTTCTGAACAGAAGGCGGACAGCTGGATTACCATCGCAGGCGACTACGGTGGAAAATCGAACACAGGTTCCGACGACTCCAAGGCCATTCAGGAAGCCATTGACGATGGCGCCGAAACCCTGTATTTTCCGCCAGGAGGCCGTTGGACCATCAACAGGGACATTTACATTCGCAACCGAGTCCGTCGCATTCTCGGCATCGAAGGCCGCATCGATGGCAAGGGCAAGTTCATTATCGAAAATGGAGCCTTTGGGGAACTCACCATCGAAAGATTTTCGGAATTTGGCAGCGGTATTATCCTAAAGGCCAAGCGCAACCTGCTTCTCAAGAACATGATGGTCCGTTCGCTTGAAACCGACGACCTGGGCGGCGGAGACATCTACATGGAAGACGTGACGATTGGCACGATCCAGCTGAATTACCAGAAACTGTGGGGACGACAGGTCACCATGATGGGCGACACCAAGGGCCCGAAGATTACCAACAACGGTGGCGACATCTGGATTTTGGGCCTTACCGCCAAAAAGGGAAACACGGTCATTCAGAACTTCAACAAGGCGAACGCCGAACTCATCGGTGTCGAAATCGTAGCAAGTGACAAGGCGAAAGACCGCGCCATGTTTATCAACGACAATTCTGGACTCTCGGTGATGGGGCTTCGCGAAACGCTCACCCGCGGAAACGAGTTCCATAAGATCGTCGAAGAATCGAGGCAGGCGTCTTCCACCAAGACCCTGCTGGGCACAGACCTTTTAAAGACCCCGAACGGAGGCTCCCTACTCCCCCTCTACGTAGGATACGCCCCCAAGCAAGGTGCAAACGAAAAGCCCAAGGCAAGCATTCCCAAAGAAATGCTCCTGGTGCAGCCCAACATGCTTCGCATCAAGGGAAGCATCGAAGACGACGGACGTGGCGACGGGCTCTGCGAAGATCCGGTCCACTGGAAAAAGGGACTCGGCCCCGGCAAAGCCATTTTCTCGGATAGCTCCGCCTACGAGACTGACGTGTCCTTTACGGCTAGCGGACGCTACAATATCATTTTCACGGGCGATGACGGTTACCAGACGGGTTCCGACACGGGAAAGGTCTACGTTTTCGACAGACAGTACACCACGCTAGACCATACCGGCGACGGCATTCCTAGCGGCAAGGGCGCGGCCACCTGGATTTCGGAATTCGACAACTACAGTCCGCATAATTCCGACCACGAATTCCATGTCGCAAACGTGCAGAACGGCTCGGCCGGAAAAATCTACCTACGTTTTGACTTGTCGGCTCTTCCGGGTCCTCTCTTTGACGCAGCCCTCAAGCTGGAATTCGACAAGGAAGCCATCAAGAAGCCCATCCAGTTCAACATCTTTGGACTGAAAGAAACCTCTAAGGAAATGAACTTCGGCGACCAGAAACTGGGCGTCGACTGGGCCGATTACGAACTCACCTGGGAAAACGCTCCGGCAAACATTCCCCAGGCGGGCGGACAGTTCAACATCCGCAAGAACTCGGGTGGCGGCGTCGACACCAAGTATGCGGATTTCCTCGGACTCATCACCCTGAACCCGAAAGCGCCCCTGGGAGCATTCGTCCGTACCCCCACCCTCACTGAATTTTTCAAGAGAAAGCACGCCTCCAACCTTTACACGCTTATTCTCACCGCAGTCGAACCCGGCGAAACCATTCTCCCCTCTGCGGCCGCAGGCAAGGAATTCGCGCCTTCGCTCTACGTCGGCTATTTCGACAACACGCGTTCTGTCGGTGGCGAAGCCATGGACGGTGGCTACACGCTTTCCAAGGTAAACATCGACATCTACAATCTGGAATGTGACTTCGACCTGACCGTGGGCTACCCGCAATTTATCCAAATCGAAATCGTAAACGAATTCGGAAAGCGCATGCTAACGGTTGCCGCCCGCGACCTCGAAGGCGAAAAGAAGACGCACTTCAAGTTCAAGGCAATCGCCTTCCCCACAGGCAAGTACACGCTGCGAGTCATTGGAGAGGCGTTTACCGCCGAACAGAAATTCTACATCTTGAACTAGGAACTAAACGATGCGTATCAATAAGTACATTCAGCTAGGATCTTTCCTTTTCGCAACGCTTCTATGGACAGCCTGCGGTGACGATTCCAGTTCTTCGGCAACAGATGAATCCAGTTCGTCTGTAGCGTCGTTCAAGTCCAGCAGTTCCCTCAGCAACCGCGCCGATATCGACTACAAGGACACCGTACGCCTTGGCGACACGATGCAGGTTTATATCGAGTTGTTCAAGGGCGACAGTTCCAAGATGGACGCGAGCGAAATCTACCTTGACAGTACGGCAAGCAGTTTACCGATATACATCGGTGAATTTACCAAAGGAAGCCGCATCAAAGTGTATGCAACCGCATCGAATATTGAAGAAGACCGCATTCAAATCAAAAGTGAATACGGAAACTACCTGCAGGCACTCACGGCTGTTCCCAAGGAGCCGCTTTCAAAAGATGTAGCCAATTGTGAAGGAAACGGATCGCCAACAGTGGACTCCGCCTACGGCAACTATTTTAGTCCCTCATTCGGATGCATCGACGATGCCATCTTCAGAGATTCGAACGAGTTTGTCGTCTTCGAAGACAACCACTATTACCTAGAAACGAGCGGCATTTTCGATGACGAATCGAGTCTCCGTTTCAAGATTGTTGTAGATACCGCCTACTACAACTACACAGGATCCGAAAAAGACATTTCCATTGGAATGAACGACACCCTGCGCGGCATTATCGACATTGCCACAAGCCCGGAAAACATTTCGGTCGCATTTTCCGCTAAGGAAGGCTACAGCATCAACCTTACCGTCAAGGGGCAAAACATTATTTCTTACCAGTTCACCGACGGCACGGACACCTTGGGAAAATACAAGTCCAAGGTCGACACGATGCTCATTCCTACAGACGAAATAAACTGGCAGCTAGACATTACTCCCGAAAATTTCTCGAATTTCCAGACGGGTCCCTTCGCCTTTTTTGAAGCGAAGACCAAGTCGAGAGCCCTGGAGCAGGGCGAGTACTTCTCTTACCCCGACTCGATTCCTTACCCGGGCGAATACTTTGTCCGTACGCGCCCCAAGGACGACCTGGGAATTTACAAGTACAACCTTCTGCAAGAACAGTTTGTCTGGCTCGGCGACTACAAGAAAGGTGATTCTATCCTCGTCTTCCACCACATCGAAAACTACTTTGACGACGATTTCGAAAATGTCACCTGCGAAATTCTGGACAAGAACCAAAAGGTTCAGGGCACAATAAGTTTCGTTTACGGGGGCTCCTTCAGCGTCTCGGGGAAAATGCCCGAAGGCCCCTACTACCTGCATTACCGCCGTTTGAATTCAGCCCCCAAGGCCGACGTCTTTGACAGTCTGCGCTACGTGCTGCAACTCTATACGATGGTTCAGCAGCCGGGCATTCTTTCGACATTCGAATTCTACGACCCGGAAAAAGACGAAACTTATAGCGAGATTTCTCTTCCGGCCGGAGATTCTATCCGCGTAAACGACATCCAGTTCCATATCGAGGTTTCAAAAAATTCGAACTGGGACATTATCGGCGAAGATGTTTCCTGGTTCATTCCCTGTCAGTCGCTTAACTACATCAACAATAGCAGCAATATTTACAATGCCACCAACTGCGACGAGGAAAAGGAAATTTCTTCGGATTACTTGATTGCCCAAGAAGCAGGCGTCGGTGAAATCGCTGAACTCATCGCCCAGAGCAAGGCAGACCCCACCAAGCGCGACACGCTCAAGATTTCGATCATCGCCAAGGTAAACTAGAAGATTACTCTTCCCAAATTTGGTTCGGAAGTTTACCGATATCGCGGAAATCCAAAAGTCCCGCCGTCGGAGCGTTCACGCTAACAAGACGCGCCAAAGGCTTACCGGCTCGTTCAATGACGATTTCTTCGTCCTTGAGCGAAACCTGGTTCAACATCGAGCCAAAATTCTGGCGGACTTCCATGGCAGAAACTACTTTAGACATATTTCAAAAATAGTATAATTACCGACATGGAAAGCGAAAACAAGTCCTATACCGTCACGCAATACATGAAAGCCCTGAAGCAGAAGGTGGAATCGACCCCCGCCGTATGGGTTCGTGGCGTGATTACCCAGATTAACGAGAAGGCACGCGTTGTTTATCTGAGTATCGCGGACTTTGAAGAAGGGAACGTGAACCCGCTCGCCACGGTTCCCCTGTATTGCTATTCGGCAAAATTCGCCGCCATCCGCGCCAAGGTCGAGAATTATCCGCAGCCATTCACGCTCAAGGAACAGCTCAAGGTGAGTTTCTTGATCAAGGCGGACCTGTACATTCCCTACGGTAAGCTGCAGGCTCAAATTCTGGATATCGACCCCGTTTACACGCTCGGTGAACTCGCGCTAACCAAGAGCGCCATTCTAAAGAGGCTCGCCCTAGAAGGCCTGCTTGAAAAGAACAAATCATTGACTCTTGCCGACGTGCCTATCCGCGTAGGCCTCATTACCGGCGAAGGGACCGCCGCCTACAAGGATTTTACCACCAAGCTTGCAGAATCGCCATTTAACTTCAAGGTGAAAACCGCCTACGCCAAGATGCAGGGCACAGACACCGAACCGACCGTCCTTGCGGCCCTCGAGGAACTCGCCAAGGATTCGGAGTTGGACGTGGTATGCATTATCCGCGGTGGCGGAAGCAAGACCGACTTGAACTTTTTCGATAGTGAAGCACTCTGCCGCGCCGTAGCCAACTACCCTCTCCCCGTTTTCACCGGAATCGGGCACGAGATTGACCGAAGCCTGTTGGACGAAGTCGCCTACCAGTCCTGCATTACGCCGACCGACACCGCAAAGCGCTTGATTGACCGCGTTGCAGACAGTTGGAACCAGATGCTTTCGCTTGCGCAGGGAATCGCATTACAGACAAAAGATTTAGTCACCTCGTTCAAGCAAGAGTTGACCTATACGGGGAACGCCCTACAGCAAAAGGTGAACGCGCTATTGCAACGAGAAGCAATGAAGCTTACGCTGTACAAGGGGAACATGCAAAAGGACCTGCAGTTTATTTTTAGGGGCGAACAGGACCGCATCGACCGCAATAGCGAAGGTCTACACCAGGGAACTCGAAAAATTCTCGACCTCGAAAAATCGAAGTTCAACCTGATGGAACTCCGAGTGAAAAACGCCGACCCCGAAACAACGCTATCAAAGGGCTACACCCTTACGCTCGATGCCAACGGGAAGTTTGTACGTAACAAGAGTCAGCTCAAGGCGGGCGACACGCTGACGACAAGGTTTAAGGACGGCAACGTCATTTCTGTTGTGAAGTAAATTCCGGCAGTCTATCGATTTTCTGGAACCGTTTCGTGGTAGCATCCAGCGCAAAGTAGCGCACCGCATCGCCTAGAGACAGCATCACGTACTTAGGCGAGAGCACCTTTAAATACTTGTTCAGCTGCACCTGCAGGGCTTCCCACGTGTATTCGCCGGGAGCCTTGCATTCCACCAAGAGCCACGGGTGCCTTAAATCCGCATTGTCCTTAAAGCTCTGCACTAGAATGTCCACGCGGTCATCGGTCGAAGACTCCACCGTCGAAAGCGCAAACTCCACCGCGATCAGGTTCTTGGGCACCTTGACTTCATCGATCAGAAATTTGACAGTCGCCTGACGCACCCGTTCTTCGGGCGTATCGGGAACTTCCTTTTGGCGAATGGGGTCGTAAATAGTGCCGTGAGTCATGTCGGCAAAAATAAAAAAATACCCCTTATTTAACCATTAACCATACAGGAAAACGGAAATTCTTACAAAATTATATTCTATTATTATGTTGTAACATAATAAGAATTTTCGATCCATATACAGGAGCTTAAAATGCGCAGAAGACTATTGAGCGAAGGTGCCAAGGAACTTTCTTACGAAATCCGTGAAATCGTGAAGAAGGCAAACCAGCTCAAAGCACTCGGTCTCCCGATCCACTGGGAAAACATCGGTGACCCGATTGAAAAGAAGTGTCAGGTACCCGACTGGATCAAGGATATTGTAGTTGACCTCGCCCGCACCAACCGCAGCTACGGTTACTGCCCCTCCAAGGGCATGCTCGAAACACGCGAATTCTTGGTGAAAGAAAACAACAAACTTGGCGGTACGCAGATTAACGTCGACGACATTGTGTTCTTTAACGGCCTCGGTGACGCTATCGCCACCATTTACAGCCTTTTGTCGATGAACACCCGCATTATCGGACCGGCACCGGCTTATTCTACTCATAGCTCTGCCGAAGCAGCCCACGCCCACACGGCTCCGATTACCTACCGCCTGCAGCCGGAAAACCACTGGTACCCGGACCTGGAAGAACTTGAAAACAAGGTGAAGTACAACCCGAGCATTGCGGGCATCCTGATTTTGAACCCGGACAATCCGACGGGTATGGTTTACCCGCTCGACATTCTCCAGAAGATTGTGGACATCGCAAAGCGCTACGGTCTGTTCATTATTTGCGATGAAATCTACAACAAGATTACGTACAATGGAGCACACGCTTACGCACTCGCCGAATACATCGGAGACGTTCCGGGTATCGCTCTCAAGGGTATTTCTAAGGAATACCCGTGGCCGGGCGCTCGTTGCGGCTGGGCCGAATACTACAACCGCGACAAGGACGAACAGTTCGACGCTTTCTGCCGTGCCATCGACAACGCCAAGATGGTGGAAGTCTGCTCGACCACGCTCCCGCAGATGACGATTCCGCGCGTATTGGGTGATCCTCGCTTTATGGAACACCGCACCGCCCTGAACGAAAAGATTGGGCGCCGTAGCGCCATCATCAACGAAATCCTTTCCGACATTCCGGAACTGTATTTCAACCCGACCTACGGTGCATTCTACAACACCATCATCTTCCGCGAAGGAACGCTGAACAGCCACCAGACCTTGAAGATCGACAACCCGATTATCAAGAAGAAAGTGGAAGAATGGTGCAGCAAGACCAACAACCTGGACTACCGCTTCGTTTACTACCTGCTGGGCGCAAAGGGGATTTGCGTTGTGCCTAGCACCAGTTTCTGCACGGATTTGAAGGGATTCCGTGTGACGCTTCTGGAAGAAGACGAAGAGGAACTGCGCGAAGTGTTCACCACGATCCATGACGCCATCGTGGAGTACCTGCATAGCTAGTCAGGGGGCAGTAGACAGGTTTCAGGTGTCAGGGATCAGGCCTGATTAAGGTCCCTGAGCCTGCCAAACCATGCCGAAAGGCGGAGCTGAAGGACACAGAGTTTTATAGGAAGAAGGAAGTTAAAAGTTATCGAAAGGAGTCGGCATAATGTCAAACAGAGCCTTGCATTTATTAATTGCCATGCTCGCCTTTTTGGTGATGTGTTGTTTTCTTTCCGGCTGCCGGGAGAAATCTCAGCAGCAACCTAAAACAGTCTCTGTAATGATCTACAGCGAATACATCGATCCTGAGATGATTACAGACTTCCAGATGAAAACCGGCTACCAGTTGCAGTTGGAGCTCTACGGCGCACAGGAAGAAATGATCGGAAAACTTCAGGCGACAGGAACCGAATCATACGATGTCATTATTGCATCGGACGTCGTCATCCAGCAGATGGTGCAGCTTGGCTTGATTGCCCCCATAGACACGAATAAGATTCCGAACCGCATAAACGTTGCAGACCCCTTCAAGAATCCTAGCTACGACCCGACCAATACCTACACGCTCCCCTACCTGTGGGGAACCACGGGCATTCTTTACCGCGACACGACCATCGATGCAAACAACGTAAGCTACCAGATGTTGCTCGATGCTAAACAAACTAAAGGCGAATTTAGTTTGTTAAAAGAAGCCCGTTCCATGCTTTCGATGGCGTTGCAGGCAAAGGGATTTAGCGCAAACAGTACCAAGCAAAGCGAAATCAACCAGGCCGTCGACATTCTGCTGAAAGCAAAACAGGATCCGCATTTTATTGGATTTGACGAATCCGACATCGGCAAGGACAAAGTCGTTTCTGGAGTGGACTGGGCAGCCATTGTATTCAACGGTGAAGCCATGGATGCAATTTCGGAAGACCCTACGCTACAGTACGCTATCCCCGTTGAAGGAAGCTTTATGTGGGTTGACGCCATGACGCTCAGCAGTAAATCTCAAAATGTCAAGGGCGCCTACGCATTCATGAATTACATTCTCGATGCAAAAATCGGCGCCCAGCTGGCAAAGTTTATCAACTACGCCTCTCCGAACAAGGCGGCCCTCGAAGTGATTGGCGAGGAATTCAAGAACAACCGCGTCATCAACCCGACCAAGGAAGAAATCGACCGCATGGTATTCCTCCGCGACCTGGGAGATGCGTCAAAGATTTTCGACGAAGCCTGGGAAAACGTCATCACGAAATAAATTTAAGCTGGGCCCTAGGCCCGCTAAGGATACAAGCAAGGGCACCTGAAGGTGCCCTTTTTTATAGTCAGACGCTCCAAAGCCTAAACTTCATGACTAATGGGAAGCGGCGCAAACGGAGGTTCAAGTTCGATACTGATCGGGCAATGGTCAGAACCCATGACATCCTGGTGAATTTCTGCATTCACGATATTCGGCACAAGACCTTCGTCTACAAAGGCATAGTCGATACGCCAACCCACGTTGCGCTTGCGGGCGCCAAATCGATTCGACCACCACGAATAGCGGTCACGTTCGTCAGGGTGCAGTTTGCGGAAAGAATCCACGAAACCGTTTTCGACATACTTATCCATCCACGCACGTTCGATAGGTAAAAAACCGCTGACATCTTCGTTGTCTTTCGGACGCGCAATATCGATTTCCTTATGGCACGTATTGTAGTCCCCCAAGGTCACCACGTGCTTGCCATCGGCAACCCAGCGCTTACTGTTTTCGAGGAACGCATCGTAAAAACGGAGCTTGTAGTCGAGGCGGTCATCGCCCTGTCCACCATTGGGGAAATAAATGGAGTTCAGTACCCAGTCCGGGAAAACAAGCTGGAGAACGCGGCCTTCTTCATCAAATTCTTCGATGTCAAAGCCGTAGTTCACGCGGTCCGGTTCAATCTGGGTGTAGATACCTACCCCGCTGTAGCCTTTCTTGCGACGGCAAGGATTCCAGTAGGCAAAGTAGCCTTCGGGTTTTGCCACCTCTTCGGGAATCTGGTCCACCTCCGCACGAACTTCCTGCAAGCACAGGATATCCGGCTTCGTTGTTGCAAACCAGTCCGTAAAGCCCTTTTTGAGGGCGGAGCGAAGACCGTTCACGTTCCAGCTGTAAATATTCATAATTCACCCAATTTTTATTCCGCGCCAAAAATACATTTTTTTACTGCACAAATGCGTAAAGATGATTTTATAAAAACGTT
The DNA window shown above is from uncultured Fibrobacter sp. and carries:
- a CDS encoding pyridoxal phosphate-dependent aminotransferase — encoded protein: MRRRLLSEGAKELSYEIREIVKKANQLKALGLPIHWENIGDPIEKKCQVPDWIKDIVVDLARTNRSYGYCPSKGMLETREFLVKENNKLGGTQINVDDIVFFNGLGDAIATIYSLLSMNTRIIGPAPAYSTHSSAEAAHAHTAPITYRLQPENHWYPDLEELENKVKYNPSIAGILILNPDNPTGMVYPLDILQKIVDIAKRYGLFIICDEIYNKITYNGAHAYALAEYIGDVPGIALKGISKEYPWPGARCGWAEYYNRDKDEQFDAFCRAIDNAKMVEVCSTTLPQMTIPRVLGDPRFMEHRTALNEKIGRRSAIINEILSDIPELYFNPTYGAFYNTIIFREGTLNSHQTLKIDNPIIKKKVEEWCSKTNNLDYRFVYYLLGAKGICVVPSTSFCTDLKGFRVTLLEEDEEELREVFTTIHDAIVEYLHS
- a CDS encoding spermidine/putrescine ABC transporter substrate-binding protein, whose product is MIYSEYIDPEMITDFQMKTGYQLQLELYGAQEEMIGKLQATGTESYDVIIASDVVIQQMVQLGLIAPIDTNKIPNRINVADPFKNPSYDPTNTYTLPYLWGTTGILYRDTTIDANNVSYQMLLDAKQTKGEFSLLKEARSMLSMALQAKGFSANSTKQSEINQAVDILLKAKQDPHFIGFDESDIGKDKVVSGVDWAAIVFNGEAMDAISEDPTLQYAIPVEGSFMWVDAMTLSSKSQNVKGAYAFMNYILDAKIGAQLAKFINYASPNKAALEVIGEEFKNNRVINPTKEEIDRMVFLRDLGDASKIFDEAWENVITK
- a CDS encoding exodeoxyribonuclease III gives rise to the protein MNIYSWNVNGLRSALKKGFTDWFATTKPDILCLQEVRAEVDQIPEEVAKPEGYFAYWNPCRRKKGYSGVGIYTQIEPDRVNYGFDIEEFDEEGRVLQLVFPDWVLNSIYFPNGGQGDDRLDYKLRFYDAFLENSKRWVADGKHVVTLGDYNTCHKEIDIARPKDNEDVSGFLPIERAWMDKYVENGFVDSFRKLHPDERDRYSWWSNRFGARKRNVGWRIDYAFVDEGLVPNIVNAEIHQDVMGSDHCPISIELEPPFAPLPISHEV